Proteins from one Dehalococcoidales bacterium genomic window:
- the trpS gene encoding tryptophan--tRNA ligase translates to MKKRIFSGMRPTGRLHIGNYLGALQNWVNMQDEFDCVYSVVDIHALTSLEDTSELVRLTHEMVLDIMAAGIEPQKSTLFVQSHVPEVTELNTYLSMVTPLSWLLRVPTFKEKVKLQPQNVNYGLVGYPVLMAADILLYKAELVPVGQDQMPHLELAREIVRRFNTRFKPVFPEPEGRLTNFPVVQGLDGEKMSKQTGNLIELAITAEETTKKIMSAITDPSRKFRSDPGNPDICNVYRLHGYFNANEIEEIAHKCRDASIGCVDCKKRLAEKMNHELAPIRERRRELEQNPELVRQVLEEGAEKARIIANKTMVDVRQAMGLYNSPAWI, encoded by the coding sequence ATGAAGAAGCGCATTTTTTCGGGCATGCGCCCTACTGGCAGGCTGCATATTGGTAACTACCTGGGGGCATTACAAAACTGGGTCAATATGCAGGATGAGTTTGACTGTGTATATAGCGTGGTGGATATTCATGCGCTGACTTCTCTTGAAGATACTTCTGAATTGGTCCGGCTTACCCATGAGATGGTTCTGGATATAATGGCAGCCGGCATCGAACCGCAGAAAAGCACACTTTTTGTACAGTCACATGTGCCCGAAGTCACCGAACTTAATACTTATCTTTCTATGGTGACTCCTTTGAGCTGGCTGCTTCGGGTGCCTACTTTCAAGGAAAAGGTTAAGCTTCAGCCCCAAAATGTAAATTACGGCTTAGTGGGATACCCTGTTCTTATGGCGGCAGACATATTACTTTACAAGGCCGAACTCGTTCCAGTTGGACAAGATCAAATGCCTCATTTGGAACTGGCGCGGGAAATTGTAAGGAGATTCAATACCAGATTTAAGCCGGTTTTTCCCGAGCCTGAAGGACGATTGACAAACTTCCCGGTTGTACAGGGGCTGGACGGAGAAAAAATGAGTAAGCAAACTGGCAATTTAATCGAGCTTGCCATTACCGCTGAAGAAACAACAAAAAAAATAATGAGTGCTATTACCGATCCTTCGCGCAAGTTCCGTTCGGATCCAGGTAATCCAGATATATGCAATGTTTACCGGCTTCATGGGTATTTCAATGCAAATGAAATTGAGGAAATCGCTCATAAATGCCGCGATGCTTCTATCGGATGTGTTGATTGCAAGAAACGCCTTGCGGAAAAGATGAATCATGAATTGGCGCCGATTCGTGAACGTCGCCGGGAGCTTGAACAAAATCCTGAATTGGTGCGTCAGGTTTTGGAGGAAGGGGCTGAAAAAGCGCGGATTATCGCTAATAAAACAATGGTTGATGTCCGGCAGGCAATGGGATTATATAATTCCCCGGCATGGATTTAG